A window from Thunnus albacares chromosome 19, fThuAlb1.1, whole genome shotgun sequence encodes these proteins:
- the rps5 gene encoding 40S ribosomal protein S5 has translation MTEWETAPAVAETPEIKLFGKWSTDDVQINDISLQDYIAVKEKYAKYLPHSGGRYAAKRFRKAQCPIVERLTNSMMMHGRNNGKKLMTVRIVKHAFEIIHLLTGENPLQVLVNAIINSGPREDSTRIGRAGTVRRQAVDVSPLRRVNQAIWLLCTGAREAAFRNIKTIAECLADELINAAKGSSNSYAIKKKDELERVAKSNR, from the exons A tgactGAGTGGGAGACTGCCCCAGCCGTGGCCGAGACCCCAGAGATCAAGCTCTTTGGCAAGTGGAGCACCGACGATGTTCAGATCAATGACATCTCTCTGCAG GATTACATTGCTGTGAAAGAGAAGTACGCCAAGTACCTGCCACACTCTGGAGGACGTTATGCCGCCAAGCGTTTCCGTAAGGCCCAGTGCCCCATCGTGGAGCGTCTGACCAACTCCATGATGATGCACGGCCGCAACAACGGCAAGAAGCTGATGACCGTGCGCATTGTCAAGCATGCTTTCGAGATCATCCACCTGCTGACCGGAGAG AATCCCCTCCAGGTCTTGGTGAACGCCATCATCAACAGTGGACCCCGTGAGGACTCCACCCGTATCGGTCGTGCCGGTACCGTCAGGAGGCAGGCTGTGGACGTGTCCCCCCTCCGCAGAGTCAACCAG GCCATCTGGCTGCTGTGCACAGGAGCAAGAGAAGCTGCTTTCAGGAACATTAAGACCATCGCCGAGTGCCTGGCTGATGAGCTGATCAATGCAGCTAAA GGTTCATCTAACTCTTATGCCATCAAGAAGAAAGACGAGTTGGAGAGAGTCGCCAAGTCCAACCGTTAA
- the ddah2 gene encoding N(G),N(G)-dimethylarginine dimethylaminohydrolase 2, with amino-acid sequence MANMCPYGRFTHAVVRGIPETFGKAVGDGGKNGDVSVDLAKAQRQFGCLTGALRQKVGLQLIEIPPDPELPESWRIDDVAVIQGDTALITRPFKQQRRSEAEAVRRVMSELNLTVVEMGAEEGDSGGATLEGSDVLFTGREFFVGISSHTNRRGAEVLADTFRDFAVSTVPVCGGARLKNICSMGGPDTIIIGNSDGAKKTLRMMEQLTDHHYEVLTVPEDSAANCIYIKGPSKRDFLLHRPAEECPDSVSAFQKLQDYTLLPTASSEASKLGASLSSLCLLINRKHTYF; translated from the exons ATGGCAAACATGTGCCCATATGGCCGATTCACCCACGCTGTGGTGCGGGGCATCCCAGAGACCTTTGGGAAAGCAGTGGGAGACGGTGGTAAGAACGGGGACGTCTCAGTGGACCTGGCCAAGGCTCAGCGTCAGTTTGGTTGCCTGACAGGAGCCCTGAGGCAGAAGGTCGGCCTGCAGCTGATCGAGATCCCCCCTGACCCTGAGCTGCCAGAAAGCTGGAGGATAGACGATGTGGCAGTCATCCAGGGAGACACAGCACTCATCACCAGGCCTTTCAAGCAGCAGAGACGCAGTGAG GCGGAGGCAGTGCGGAGGGTGATGTCAGAGCTAAACCTGACGGTGGTGGAGATGGGGGCTGAGGAAGGGGACTCTGGAGGGGCCACGCTGGAGGGCAGCGACGTCCTCTTCACGGGGAGAGAGTTCTTCGTCGGCATCTCCTCCCACACTAACCGCAGAGGAGCCGAGGTGCTGGCAGACACTTtcagg GACTTTGCTGTGTCCACTGTCCCGGTCTGCGGTGGAGCCCGGCTGAAAAACATCTGCTCCATGGGAGGTCCAGACACGATCATCATCGGCAACAGTGACGGGGCCAAGAAGACACTCCgg ATGATGGAACAGCTGACTGATCACCACTATGAAGTGCTGACTGTCCCGGAAGACTCGGCGGCCAACTGCATCTACATAAAAGGCCCGTCCAAACGAGACTTCCTGCTCCACCGGCCTGCAGAGGAATGTCCTGACAGCGTCTCT GCCTTCCAGAAGCTACAGGACTACACCCTTCTGCCTACAGCCAGCAGCGAGGCCTCCAAACTGGGAGCGTCTCTGTCCTCGCTCTGCCTCCTCATCAATAGAAAGCACAcatatttctga